A region of Sparus aurata chromosome 8, fSpaAur1.1, whole genome shotgun sequence DNA encodes the following proteins:
- the LOC115586813 gene encoding uncharacterized protein LOC115586813 encodes MLVEDPDKRPKIYDEERPSDSEVLKETEEVFSKHAQDIHDAVFEVIKRLDSRNNIQRSETSASNRRPPHQAPEQSMSIVEVDKPSPMAPHPPTQDASHSSAKHMTDEEKEKFVDDNRADLIQEVTLVVKIAEDLKDMVNPETYDKIAAKETSQDQMRLLYRSVLDSVGKKVKAAFYDALKRNHYHLVKKHGGF; translated from the exons ATGCTGGTTGAGGATCCCGACAAGAGGCCTAAAATTTACG ATGAGGAAAGACCTAGTGATTCAGAGGTCCTTAAAGAAACTGAGGAAGTGTTCTCAAAGCACGCGCAGGATATTCATGATGCGGTCTTTGAAGTCATAAAAAGACTG GATTCACGAAACAATATTCAACGTTCAGAGACAAGCGCTTCAAACCGTCGTCCTCCTCATCAGGCACCAG AACAGTCAATGTCAATTGTTGAGGTGGACAAGCCAAGTCCAATGGCTCCGCATCCTCCAACACAG GATGCATCCCATTCTTCTGCCAAACACatgactgatgaagaaaaag aaaaGTTTGTCGATGACAATAGGGCAGACTTAATTCAGGAAGTCACACTTGTCGTGAAGATAGCAGAGGACCTTAAAGACATGGTCAACCCTGAAACCTACGACAAGATTGCAGCGAAAGAGACAAGCCAGGACCAAATGAGACTGCTTTACAGGAGCGTATTAGATTCAGTGGGGAAGAAGGTTAAAGCAGCCTTCTACGACGCTCTCAAAAGAAATCATTACCACCTAGTGAAGAAACACG GTGGATTCTGA
- the LOC115586811 gene encoding receptor-interacting serine/threonine-protein kinase 3-like isoform X1 has translation MEMALLSNKFEPVGNENLDKNWKHVGSGGFGHVYKARHKDWRHDVAIKILKTDVGYKEADLMVTASSEFVLRVYGTYKGCPPFSRSTQHGIVMQFMEMGSVESLREDPPHPPPWPLAFRLAREVALGVNFLHLKKIVHQDLKPSNVLLTENLNARLADFGLSRVSTSALTSSSEQTGETGGTYKYMPPEAFDASYKPVRAFDIYSYGILLWSIVTGEEPYPGRTALVPLSIPDGQRPPCEDLEKMAVEGLKELVHLMKRCWDGDPNKRPKIDEVLEETEEVFSKHKRAIRDAVDQVLKRLDSPNGNQRSETSASNRRPPHQAPERSKSIDEVDMPSPITRHPPTQDSPNSNQLSDTSASNRHPPHQAPERSISNNEVDMPSPITRHPPTQGMRREVFHQDASHSSAKHMTDEEKENFVNVKKADLIQRVKLVVKIAEELGNMVNPETYDNIRAEKTSREQMRVLYTLLDSEGKKIKAAFYDALKRNHQLLVEDLGGF, from the exons ATG GAGATGGCACTGTTGAGCAACAAGTTTGAGCCTGTTGGTAATGAAAACTTGGACAAAAACTGGAAGCATGTCGGCTCTGGGGGATTTGGTCATGTCTACAAGGCCAGGCACAAAGACTGGAGACATGATGTGGCCATCAAGATACTTAAAACTGATGTTGG CTACAAAGAGGCCGATCTCATGGTAACGGCGTCCTCTGAGTTTGTACTGAGGGTTTATGGAACTTACAAGGGATGTCCGCCATTCAGCAGATCCACGCAACATGGAATAGTGATGCAGTTCATGGAAATGGGGTCTGTTGAGTCCCTGCGGGAGGACCCGCCGCATCCTCCACCGTGGCCCCTGGCCTTCCGCCTGGCCCGTGAAGTGGCTCTAGGCGTGAACTTCCTCCATTTAAAGAAGATTGTGCACCAAGACCTGAAGCCAAGCAATGTACTGCTGACTGAAAACCTCAATGCCAGG CTAGCAGACTTTGGTCTGTCCAGGGTTTCCACCAGTGCTTTGACCAGCAGCAGCGAGCAGACAGGAGAGACCGGAGGCACATACAAGTACATGCCTCCTGAGGCTTTTGATGCTTCATATAAACCTGTCCGTGCTTTTGACATATACAG CTACGGTATCCTGCTCTGGTCTATTGTAACTGGTGAAGAGCCCTATCCAG GCAGGACGGCTCTTGTGCCACTGAGTATCCCTGATGGACAAAGACCTCCCTGTGAAGACCTTGAAAAGATGGCGGTGGAGGGGTTGAAAGAGCTGGTTCACCTCATGAAGAGATGCTGGGATGGTGATCCCAACAAGAGGCCTAAAATTGACG AGGTCCTTGAAGAAACTGAGGAAGTGTTCTCAAAGCACAAGAGGGCAATTCGTGATGCGGTCGATCAAGTCTTAAAAAGACTG GACTCACCAAATGGTAATCAACGTTCAGAAACAAGCGCTTCAAACCGTCGTCCTCCTCATCAGGCACCAG aaCGGTCAAAGTCAATTGATGAGGTGGACATGCCAAGTCCAATAACTCGCCATCCTCCAACACAG GACTCACCAAACAGTAATCAACTTTCAGATACAAGCGCTTCAAACCGTCATCCTCCTCATCAGGCACCAG aACGGTCAATATCAAACAATGAGGTGGACATGCCAAGTCCAATAACTCGCCATCCTCCAACACAG GGAATGAGAAGGGAAGTCTTCCATCAGGATGCATCCCATTCTTCTGCCAAACACatgactgatgaagaaaaag aaaaTTTTGTCAATGTCAAGAAAGCAGACTTAATTCAAAGAGTCAAACTTGTCGTGAAGATAGCAGAGGAGCTTGGCAACATGGTCAACCCTGAAACCTACGATAATATCAGAGCCGAAAAGACCAGCCGGGAACAAATGAGAGTGCTTTACACACTATTAGATTCAGAGGGGAAGAAGATCAAAGCAGCCTTCTATGACGCTCTCAAAAGAAATCATCAGCTCCTAGTGGAGGACCTCG GTGGATTCTGA
- the LOC115586811 gene encoding receptor-interacting serine/threonine-protein kinase 3-like isoform X2 has translation MEMALLSNKFEPVGNENLDKNWKHVGSGGFGHVYKARHKDWRHDVAIKILKTDVGYKEADLMVTASSEFVLRVYGTYKGCPPFSRSTQHGIVMQFMEMGSVESLREDPPHPPPWPLAFRLAREVALGVNFLHLKKIVHQDLKPSNVLLTENLNARLADFGLSRVSTSALTSSSEQTGETGGTYKYMPPEAFDASYKPVRAFDIYSYGILLWSIVTGEEPYPGRTALVPLSIPDGQRPPCEDLEKMAVEGLKELVHLMKRCWDGDPNKRPKIDEVLEETEEVFSKHKRAIRDAVDQVLKRLDSPNGNQRSETSASNRRPPHQAPERSKSIDEVDMPSPITRHPPTQGMRREVFHQDASHSSAKHMTDEEKENFVNVKKADLIQRVKLVVKIAEELGNMVNPETYDNIRAEKTSREQMRVLYTLLDSEGKKIKAAFYDALKRNHQLLVEDLGGF, from the exons ATG GAGATGGCACTGTTGAGCAACAAGTTTGAGCCTGTTGGTAATGAAAACTTGGACAAAAACTGGAAGCATGTCGGCTCTGGGGGATTTGGTCATGTCTACAAGGCCAGGCACAAAGACTGGAGACATGATGTGGCCATCAAGATACTTAAAACTGATGTTGG CTACAAAGAGGCCGATCTCATGGTAACGGCGTCCTCTGAGTTTGTACTGAGGGTTTATGGAACTTACAAGGGATGTCCGCCATTCAGCAGATCCACGCAACATGGAATAGTGATGCAGTTCATGGAAATGGGGTCTGTTGAGTCCCTGCGGGAGGACCCGCCGCATCCTCCACCGTGGCCCCTGGCCTTCCGCCTGGCCCGTGAAGTGGCTCTAGGCGTGAACTTCCTCCATTTAAAGAAGATTGTGCACCAAGACCTGAAGCCAAGCAATGTACTGCTGACTGAAAACCTCAATGCCAGG CTAGCAGACTTTGGTCTGTCCAGGGTTTCCACCAGTGCTTTGACCAGCAGCAGCGAGCAGACAGGAGAGACCGGAGGCACATACAAGTACATGCCTCCTGAGGCTTTTGATGCTTCATATAAACCTGTCCGTGCTTTTGACATATACAG CTACGGTATCCTGCTCTGGTCTATTGTAACTGGTGAAGAGCCCTATCCAG GCAGGACGGCTCTTGTGCCACTGAGTATCCCTGATGGACAAAGACCTCCCTGTGAAGACCTTGAAAAGATGGCGGTGGAGGGGTTGAAAGAGCTGGTTCACCTCATGAAGAGATGCTGGGATGGTGATCCCAACAAGAGGCCTAAAATTGACG AGGTCCTTGAAGAAACTGAGGAAGTGTTCTCAAAGCACAAGAGGGCAATTCGTGATGCGGTCGATCAAGTCTTAAAAAGACTG GACTCACCAAATGGTAATCAACGTTCAGAAACAAGCGCTTCAAACCGTCGTCCTCCTCATCAGGCACCAG aaCGGTCAAAGTCAATTGATGAGGTGGACATGCCAAGTCCAATAACTCGCCATCCTCCAACACAG GGAATGAGAAGGGAAGTCTTCCATCAGGATGCATCCCATTCTTCTGCCAAACACatgactgatgaagaaaaag aaaaTTTTGTCAATGTCAAGAAAGCAGACTTAATTCAAAGAGTCAAACTTGTCGTGAAGATAGCAGAGGAGCTTGGCAACATGGTCAACCCTGAAACCTACGATAATATCAGAGCCGAAAAGACCAGCCGGGAACAAATGAGAGTGCTTTACACACTATTAGATTCAGAGGGGAAGAAGATCAAAGCAGCCTTCTATGACGCTCTCAAAAGAAATCATCAGCTCCTAGTGGAGGACCTCG GTGGATTCTGA
- the LOC115586810 gene encoding receptor-interacting serine/threonine-protein kinase 3-like isoform X1: protein MEMALPSRKTRLVGDESLENWEPVGSGGFGDVYTARHKDWGFDVAIKIPRTDVGYKEATLMEMVSFEFVLRVYGIYQRSLSTSGGSMQRGIVMEFMRRGSVESLMNDLSGPPPWSLAFRLAHQVAAGMNFLHAERIVHQDLKPSNVLLTENLDARLADFGLSRVSTSALTSSSEQTGETGGTYKYMPPEAFDASYRPVRDFDIYSYGILLWSIVTGEEPYPAVADYSLVKMLVADKGQRPPCEDLEKMGVEGLKELVGLMKRCWVKDPNKRPKFNKVLKETEELFSKHRTAIRDAVDQVLKRLDSPNGNQHSETSASNRRPPHQAPERSKSIDEVDMPSPITRHPPTQDSPNSNQLSDTSASNRRPPHQAPERSISNNEVDMPSPITRHPPTQGMRREVFHQDASRSSAKHMTDEEKENFVKVKKADLIQRVKLVVKIAEELGIMVNPETYDNIRAEKTSRGQMRVLYELLDSEGKKVKVAFYDALKRNHQLLVEDLGGF, encoded by the exons ATG GAGATGGCACTGCCGAGCCGCAAGACCAGGCTTGTTGGTGATGAAAGCTTGGAGAACTGGGAGCCTGTCGGCTCTGGGGGATTTGGTGATGTCTACACGGCCAGGCACAAAGACTGGGGGTTTGATGTGGCCATTAAGATACCTCGCACTGATGTTGG CTACAAAGAGGCCACTCTCATGGAAATGGTGTCCTTTGAGTTTGTGCTGAGGGTTTATGGAATTTATCAGAGATCTTTGTCAACCAGCGGAGGATCCATGCAACGCGGAATAGTGATGGAGTTCATGAGAAGGGGGTCTGTTGAGTCCCTGATGAATGACCTGTCGGGTCCTCCACCGTGGTCCCTGGCCTTCCGCCTGGCCCATCAAGTGGCTGCAGGCATGAACTTCCTCCATGCAGAGAGGATTGTGCACCAAGACCTGAAGCCAAGCAATGTACTGCTGACTGAAAACCTTGACGCCAGG CTAGCAGACTTTGGTCTGTCCAGGGTTTCCACCAGTGCTTTGACCAGCAGCAGCGAGCAGACAGGAGAGACCGGAGGCACATACAAGTACATGCCTCCTGAGGCTTTTGATGCTTCATATAGGCCTGTCCGTGATTTTGACATATACAG CTACGGTATCCTGCTTTGGTCTATTGTAACTGGTGAAGAGCCCTATCCAG CAGTGGCTGATTACAGTCTTGTGAAGATGCTGGTGGCAGACAAAGGACAAAGACCTCCCTGTGAAGACCTTGAAAAGATGGGGGTGGAGGGGTTGAAAGAGCTGGTTGGCCTCATGAAGAGATGCTGGGTTAAGGATCCCAACAAGAGGCCGAAATTTAACA AGGTCCTTAAAGAAACTGAGGAATTGTTCTCAAAGCACAGGACGGCAATACGTGATGCGGTCGATCAAGTCTTAAAAAGACTG GACTCACCAAATGGTAATCAACATTCAGAAACAAGCGCTTCAAACCGTCGTCCTCCTCATCAGGCACCAG aaCGGTCAAAGTCAATTGATGAGGTGGACATGCCAAGTCCAATAACTCGCCATCCTCCAACACAG GACTCACCAAACAGTAATCAACTTTCAGATACAAGCGCTTCAAACCGTCGTCCTCCTCATCAGGCACCAG aACGGTCAATATCAAACAATGAGGTGGACATGCCAAGTCCAATAACTCGCCATCCTCCAACACAG GGAATGAGAAGGGAAGTCTTCCATCAGGATGCATCCCGTTCTTCTGCCAAACACatgactgatgaagaaaaag aaaaTTTTGTCAAAGTCAAGAAGGCAGACTTAATTCAAAGAGTCAAACTTGTCGTGAAGATAGCAGAGGAGCTTGGCATCATGGTCAACCCTGAAACCTACGATAATATCAGAGCCGAAAAGACCAGCCGGGGACAAATGAGAGTGCTTTACGAACTATTAGATTCGGAGGGGAAGAAGGTTAAAGTAGCCTTCTATGACGCTCTCAAAAGGAATCATCAGCTCCTAGTGGAGGACCTCG GTGGATTCTGA
- the LOC115586812 gene encoding receptor-interacting serine/threonine-protein kinase 3-like gives MEMALPSRKTRLVCDESLENWEPVGSGGFGDVYTARHKDWGFDVAIKIPHTGVCYKEATLMETVSCEFVLRVYGIYQRSSSTSGGSMQRGIVMEFMRRGSVESLLNDLSGPPPWPLAFRLAHQVAAGMNFLHAERIVHQDLKPSNVLLTENLDARLADFGLSRVSTSALTSSSEQTGETGGTYKYKPPEAFDASYKPVRDFDIYSHGILLWAIVTGEEPYPAVADYSLVKMLVADKGQRPPCEDLEKMGVEGLKELVGLMKRCWDEDPNKRPKFNKVLKETEELFSKHRTAIRDAVDQVFKRLDSPNGNQRSETSTSNRRPPHQAPERSMSIDEVDMPSPITRHPPTQGMRREVFHQDAYCSSAKHMTDEEKEKFVDDNRATLIQKVTLVVKIAEELGNMVNPETYDKIAAKETSQDQMRLLYRSVLDSGGKKVKAAFYIALKENHKLLVEDLGGF, from the exons ATG GAGATGGCACTGCCGAGCCGCAAGACCAGGCTTGTTTGTGATGAAAGCTTGGAGAACTGGGAGCCTGTCGGCTCTGGGGGATTTGGTGATGTCTACACGGCCAGGCACAAAGACTGGGGGTTTGATGTGGCCATTAAGATACCTCACACTGGTGTTTG CTACAAAGAGGCCACTCTCATGGAAACGGTGTCCTGTGAGTTTGTGCTGAGGGTTTATGGAATTTATCAGAGATCTTCTTCAACCAGCGGAGGATCCATGCAACGCGGAATAGTGATGGAGTTCATGAGAAGGGGGTCTGTTGAGTCCCTGCTGAATGACCTGTCGGGCCCTCCACCTTGGCCCCTGGCCTTCCGCCTGGCCCATCAAGTGGCTGCAGGCATGAACTTCCTCCATGCAGAGAGGATTGTGCACCAAGACCTGAAGCCAAGCAATGTACTGCTGACTGAAAACCTCGATGCCAGG CTAGCAGACTTTGGTCTGTCCAGGGTTTCCACCAGTGCTTTGACCAGCAGCAGCGAGCAGACAGGAGAGACCGGAGGCACATACAAGTACAAGCCTCCTGAGGCTTTTGATGCTTCATATAAACCTGTCCGTGATTTTGACATATACAG CCACGGTATCCTGCTCTGGGCTATTGTAACTGGTGAAGAGCCCTATCCAG CAGTGGCTGATTACAGTCTTGTGAAGATGCTGGTGGCAGACAAAGGACAAAGACCTCCCTGTGAAGACCTTGAAAAGATGGGGGTGGAGGGGTTGAAAGAGCTGGTTGGCCTCATGAAGAGATGCTGGGATGAGGATCCCAACAAGAGGCCGAAATTTAACA AGGTCCTTAAAGAAACTGAGGAATTGTTCTCAAAGCACAGGACGGCAATACGTGATGCGGTCGATCAAGTCTTCAAAAGACTG GACTCACCAAATGGTAATCAACGTTCAGAAACAAGCACTTCAAACCGTCGTCCTCCTCATCAGGCACCAG aaCGGTCAATGTCAATCGATGAGGTGGACATGCCAAGTCCAATAACTCGCCATCCTCCAACACAG GGAATGAGAAGGGAAGTCTTCCATCAGGATGCATACTGTTCTTCTGCCAAACACatgactgatgaagaaaaag aaaaGTTTGTCGATGACAATAGGGCAACCTTAATTCAAAAAGTCACACTTGTCGTGAAGATAGCAGAGGAGCTTGGCAACATGGTCAACCCTGAAACCTACGACAAGATTGCAGCCAAAGAGACCAGCCAGGACCAAATGAGACTGCTTTACAGGAGCGTATTAGATTCAGGGGGGAAGAAGGTTAAAGCCGCCTTCTACATCGCTCTCAAAGAAAATCATAAGCTCCTAGTGGAGGACCTCG GTGGATTCTGA
- the LOC115586810 gene encoding receptor-interacting serine/threonine-protein kinase 3-like isoform X2: MEMALPSRKTRLVGDESLENWEPVGSGGFGDVYTARHKDWGFDVAIKIPRTDVGYKEATLMEMVSFEFVLRVYGIYQRSLSTSGGSMQRGIVMEFMRRGSVESLMNDLSGPPPWSLAFRLAHQVAAGMNFLHAERIVHQDLKPSNVLLTENLDARLADFGLSRVSTSALTSSSEQTGETGGTYKYMPPEAFDASYRPVRDFDIYSYGILLWSIVTGEEPYPAVADYSLVKMLVADKGQRPPCEDLEKMGVEGLKELVGLMKRCWVKDPNKRPKFNKVLKETEELFSKHRTAIRDAVDQVLKRLDSPNGNQHSETSASNRRPPHQAPERSKSIDEVDMPSPITRHPPTQDASRSSAKHMTDEEKENFVKVKKADLIQRVKLVVKIAEELGIMVNPETYDNIRAEKTSRGQMRVLYELLDSEGKKVKVAFYDALKRNHQLLVEDLGGF; this comes from the exons ATG GAGATGGCACTGCCGAGCCGCAAGACCAGGCTTGTTGGTGATGAAAGCTTGGAGAACTGGGAGCCTGTCGGCTCTGGGGGATTTGGTGATGTCTACACGGCCAGGCACAAAGACTGGGGGTTTGATGTGGCCATTAAGATACCTCGCACTGATGTTGG CTACAAAGAGGCCACTCTCATGGAAATGGTGTCCTTTGAGTTTGTGCTGAGGGTTTATGGAATTTATCAGAGATCTTTGTCAACCAGCGGAGGATCCATGCAACGCGGAATAGTGATGGAGTTCATGAGAAGGGGGTCTGTTGAGTCCCTGATGAATGACCTGTCGGGTCCTCCACCGTGGTCCCTGGCCTTCCGCCTGGCCCATCAAGTGGCTGCAGGCATGAACTTCCTCCATGCAGAGAGGATTGTGCACCAAGACCTGAAGCCAAGCAATGTACTGCTGACTGAAAACCTTGACGCCAGG CTAGCAGACTTTGGTCTGTCCAGGGTTTCCACCAGTGCTTTGACCAGCAGCAGCGAGCAGACAGGAGAGACCGGAGGCACATACAAGTACATGCCTCCTGAGGCTTTTGATGCTTCATATAGGCCTGTCCGTGATTTTGACATATACAG CTACGGTATCCTGCTTTGGTCTATTGTAACTGGTGAAGAGCCCTATCCAG CAGTGGCTGATTACAGTCTTGTGAAGATGCTGGTGGCAGACAAAGGACAAAGACCTCCCTGTGAAGACCTTGAAAAGATGGGGGTGGAGGGGTTGAAAGAGCTGGTTGGCCTCATGAAGAGATGCTGGGTTAAGGATCCCAACAAGAGGCCGAAATTTAACA AGGTCCTTAAAGAAACTGAGGAATTGTTCTCAAAGCACAGGACGGCAATACGTGATGCGGTCGATCAAGTCTTAAAAAGACTG GACTCACCAAATGGTAATCAACATTCAGAAACAAGCGCTTCAAACCGTCGTCCTCCTCATCAGGCACCAG aaCGGTCAAAGTCAATTGATGAGGTGGACATGCCAAGTCCAATAACTCGCCATCCTCCAACACAG GATGCATCCCGTTCTTCTGCCAAACACatgactgatgaagaaaaag aaaaTTTTGTCAAAGTCAAGAAGGCAGACTTAATTCAAAGAGTCAAACTTGTCGTGAAGATAGCAGAGGAGCTTGGCATCATGGTCAACCCTGAAACCTACGATAATATCAGAGCCGAAAAGACCAGCCGGGGACAAATGAGAGTGCTTTACGAACTATTAGATTCGGAGGGGAAGAAGGTTAAAGTAGCCTTCTATGACGCTCTCAAAAGGAATCATCAGCTCCTAGTGGAGGACCTCG GTGGATTCTGA